Part of the Oerskovia paurometabola genome is shown below.
CGGCGTCGTGCGGGGCGTAGTGGTGCGTGAAGACGTTGGCGCCCTGGGCGGCGAGCTCGCGGGCGACGGCGTAACCGATCCCCTTGCGCCGGGACACGCCGGTCACGAGGGCGGTACGGCCGGCGAGAGGGAGGTGAGGGGTCGTCATGCGGCGACCGTAGCGACTCGGCGAAACGGTCTCCAGGCCATTTCGCAGCCGCCTGCACGCCCCCTCCGGGGTGTGACGCCGGTCACTCGTCGGCAGGTCGGCGCGCGATCCGGGGACGGGTGACAGAGCATGGGGTGATGCACGTGCCCACCTTCGTCGACGTCTGGCAGCTCCTCAACGACGCCGATCGCGAACGTCTCGCCGAGATCGACGAGACCGAGACCGAGATCCTCGACTTCCTGCGGACGCAGCCCGTCGAGGACGTCGACGCGCCCCTGTTCTCCGACCTGCAGGTCGAGCGCCTGCGCGTCTACCGGGCAGCGCTCGAGCGCGCCAACCCGGGCGAGTCCCAGCCCGAGGCCGCGTCGGCCTAGCACCGCGCGCCGCATCCGGTGCCCGGCTGCGGGCCGTCGGCGTCAGCAGAGTCAGTGGGTCGGCATCTCCAGGCAGCCGCCGTCGGCGATCGGGCCGCCCGCCTCGAGGGTCACGCCCTCCGGTGCGATCCCGCCGTAGACGCAGCCCCCGGGGACGCTCACACCGACCCCGAAGGTCGTCGCGGGGTCGCCCGACACCGTCGTCTCGGGAGTCACGCCGAACGTCTCGAACCCCGCACCCGTCAGCGCGGCCACGACCTCGTCGCGGCGCAGGGTCTCGCCCGTGACGAGCGGGGTGAGCGCGGCCTCGACCGCGGGGACGGACAGCGCGGCCTCGGCGTCCGACGCGGGGGTCCCGCGGCGCTCGCGGTAGGCCTCGTTCGAGGAGTCGAGTCCCTGGTTCTCCGGCTCGGGGGTCTGGCCCGTCGACCCGGTGACCGAGGAGGACACGTCCTGGGGCGCGTCGGGCCCGCCGGACGTGTCGAACGCGTCGGGCCACCGGCCGATCAGGACCACGAAGCCCACGAAGGCCGCGACCAGTGCGACCGTGACGAGGGCCACGAGCCCGACCACGACCCGGACGACCCACGTGGCCGCACGTGAACGACCAGCGGGCGTGACGCCGTCGGGCAGGGGGCGGTTCATCCGGCGAGTCTCGCGGCCCGGCGACCCACGCGTCCAGCGCAGGGCGCGACCCTGCGCGAGATCTCCACGAGCGGACGCGACGGGGCGAGGGCGGTCGGACCGCCCTCGCCCCGTGCCGCGCCGTCCGCATCACGGCCTACGTCACCGGCAGCCTCAGCGCCTCGCCGAGCGGGACCGACGGCCCCTGGAACGGCACCATGTCCTGGGCGCACGTCGCGCCGTCGGTCGCCTCGAGGTCGACGAGGTAGCGGGCCACCGCGGCGTCGGCGCACGCGGACTTGCCGACGATCGTGTGTCCCCACCCCTCGACGGTGAGCACGCGTGCGTCGGGCCAGCGGTCGGCGTACGGCTGCGTGAACGCGTAGGGCGTCGCCGGGTCGAACCGGGTGCCGACGACGAGCACCGGCGCTTCGGTCGTCTGGTCCCACGGACCGGTGAACGCGTCGCGGTCGGTCACCGGGACGAACTCGCACTGGATGCCGACCCAGCCGCGGTAGCGGCCGAAGTGCGGGTACTGCGCGTCGAGCGCGTCGACCTTCGCCGCGTACGACCGGGGGGCGCCCGGCGTGGTGACGTCCACGCACAGGCTCGCGAGCGCGCCGCCGACCGACGGGTAGTCCTGCGCGTACCCGGCGCGGCGCAGGAGCTCCCCGAGGGACGGGGCGGCGCTGCGGGCGCCGGGCGCGTCCGCGGCAGGCGGCCCGACGGCGCCGCTCAGCACCGCGAGGCTCGCGAGCGTCAGGTCGAGGTCGCCCCAGGCGACGGGCTCGTAGAGGTAGGAGAAGACGAGCGCCACGGTCTCGGGATACCCGATCGGGACGGTCGAACCGTCCGGGAGCGGCACCTCGACGGGTGTCTCGCGCAAGGCTGCGTACGTCGCCTCGACGACCTCGGCCGGGTCGCCGAGCGACGCCAGCGCGCAGGCCGTCGGGCCCGCCTCGGTGCACAGCCGCGCGAACTCGCCGAACGTCTCGGTCGCGCCCGCGGCCTGCCCGATGCGCGCGCCCAGCAGCTCGTCGGACCCGACGCCCGACCAGGCGTCGACGTCCATCGTCCCGTCGAGCACCATCGCGCGGACCCGGTCCGGGAACAGCGCCGCGTACGTGGCCCCGAGGACCGTGCCGTACGAGTAGCCGACGTAGCTGAGCTCGTCGTCGCCCACGGCCTGGCGCAGCAGGTCCATGTCGCGAGCGACGTTCGCGGTCGACGAGTGCGAGATGCGGTCCCCGGAGAAGAGGGTGCACGACGCCCCGAGGGTCGCCATCTGCCCGAGGAAGCGCCGCTCCTCGCGGTCGGTGACCGGGAACGCCGGCACGCTCGACATGAACGCCGTCTCGCGCTCGGCGTCGCGGAAGCACGTCGCCGGGTCGGACGTCCCGACCGCGCGCGGGTCGAACCCGATCACGTCGAAACGGGCGAGCACCTCGTCGTCGAACAGCCTGCCGCCGAGCTGGTGGAGGCCCTCGACGCCCGGGCCGCCCGGCCCGCCGAAGTTCGTGAACAGGCTCCCGACGCGCTGCGTCGGGTCGGTCGCGGGCAGCCGGGTCAGGCCGATCGTGGTGGTCCGGCCCCGCGGACGGTCGTAGTCCGTGGGGACCTCGACGCTCGCGCACTCGAACGCCTCGAGGCCCGCGCCGTCGCACGGCCCCCACGCGATCTGGGGCACCGCGGCCTCGACCTGCCCGGCCTCGACCTGCCCGCCCGGCGACGGCGGATCACCCCCCGGCCCGGTGGCGGCCACGGCAGGCATGCCACCCAGGAGAAGGACCGCCGCCAGCGTGGACGCTGCGGCGCGGACTCGTGTCGTCGTCGATCGCGAAGTCATCGGGACCATCCGAGCACGACCATGTCGGACATGCACCTCGAGGCTCGGCACGAGTCCCTCGACGCGACGACCGTCCCCGCCCGGTGCGTGTCCTCCTGCGCTCGCCCGCCCGGCGCGGGAGAGTAGGGGCCATGCAGATCCTCTCCTCGATCGGGACGGCCCTGTTCACCGGTGCCGCCACGATCGTCATGGTCCTCCTGCTCGCGGCGACGGCCCGCAGGGTCCTGGGAGTGCCGGTCGGGTGGATCCGGTCGATCCTCATGACGGTCTTCGTGGTCTCGCTCGGGTCGTGGGGGCTCACCGAGGGGTTCCAGCAGCTCGGGGTCCTGGAGGCCGACGGGTCGCTCACGGTCCACCCCGGGGTCGTCCTCGTGATCGTCGTCCTCGCGTGGGCGTGGTCGTTCGTGATCGGCCTCGGTCTGCTGCTCGTCCTGGAGCTCCTGGTACCGACGGGCAGCATCCCGACCCCGTGGCGCGCGGTCGTCGAGCTGCGCAGGGGGTCCAAGGACCTGTGGCGCTACACCCAGATCATGGGGATCATGATCCGCCACGGCCTGGGCGGGTTCTTCGGTCGCGGCGCACGGCGGCGCAGCCACCAGAGGACCACCGACTCCGAGGAGAGGGCCGTCGCGCGCGAGCTGCGGGCCGCGCTGAGCGACGCGGGCGTGACGTTCGTGAAGCTCGGCCAGATGCTCTCGACCCGTGCGGACCTGCTGCCCGCGGTGTACGTCGAGGAGCTGTCCCGGCTCCAGAGCCAGGTCCCGCCCGCGCCCTGGGCGCACATCGAGGCCATGGTCACGCGGTCGATCGGCGCGCCCGTGGACACCGTGTTCGCATACTTCGACCCCGATCCCATCGCGTCCGCCTCGGTCGGCCAGGTGCACTGCGCGACCCTGCTCGACGGACGCGAGGTCGTCGTCAAGGTCCAGCGGCCAGGAGCACGCCAGCAGGTCCTCGGCGACCTGCGCATCGTGCTGCGGATCGCGCGCAGGCTCCAGCGCGACACGTCGTGGGGGCCGTCGCTGGGCATCATGGACCTCGCCGAAGGCTTCGCGGCCTCCCTGCGCGAGGAGCTCGACTACACGACCGAGCTCGAGAACACGCTCAACGTGCAGGGCGCGCTCGCGACGATCCGCCGGTCGAAGCGGCACCCGCTGCCCGGGGCCCACCAGGTCGAGGATCCCGACGCGAACGTGCCTCTCGTCGAGATCCCGTACGTGCACCCCGAGCTGTCGAGCTCGACGCTCCTGGTCATGGACCGTCTCGACGGCACTCCCGTCGGGGACGCGGCCGACCTGCTCGCGACGTTCGACGACGACACGCGCCACGACATCGCGGCCCGCCTGCTGCGCGTCACGCTCGACCAGATCGTCGTGACCGGGGTGTTCCACGCCGACCTGCACCCGGGCAACGTCTTCCTGCGTGACGACGGCTCGCTCGGGCTGCTCGACTTCGGCTCGGTCGGCCGGCTCGACGAGGCCGAGCGGGTCGCTCTCGCGGCGGTGCTGCTCGCGGTCGAGGCCGACGACTCGATCGCGGCGACCGACGCGCTCATCGAGCTGCTCGACCAGCCCGACAGCTTCGACGAGCGCAGGTTCGAGCGCTCGGTCGGTCGGCTCATCCTGCGGTTCCGCGGGGCAGGGGCGGCGAGCAGCGGCTCGCTGTTCGCGGCGATGGTCCGCCTCGTGAACGACGCAGGCATGGGCGTGCCGCCGCAGGTCGCTGCGGCGTTCCGCACGATCGCGGCGCTCGACGGGACGCTGCACCTGCTCTCGCCCTCGTTCGAGCTCGTCTCCTCGGCGCGCGACGAGGGCGAGGAGCTGCTGCGCAACATGGTCAGCCTGCGCAAGATCCGCGCGAAAGCCGGGTCCCAGCTCCTGGCGTTCGCCCCGTCGATCGAACGCCTTCCCCGGCGCCTCAACAAGATCACGTCGGACCTCGAGGCGGGCAGGTTCACCGTCAACGTCCGGGCGTTCGCCGACCCGGGTGACCGGAAGTTCGTCACGAGCCTCGTGCAGCAGGTCATCTCGACCATCATCGCGGCCGCGAGCGTCGTGGGCGGGGTCTTCCTCCTCATCGCGGAGAACGGCCCGCAGCTCACGAACGACCTGAGCTGGTACTCGGTGTTCGGCGCCGTGATGCTGTTCATCGGTGCGGTGCTCAGCATCCGCGTGCTGATCTACGCGTTCCGGGGCGCCCCGGCCGACCGGAGCTGGTAGGAGATGTCCCGTCGCGAGCTCGTCGTCCTCGGCACCGCCAGCCAGGTGCCCACGCGTACCCGCAACCACAACGGCTACGTCCTGTTCTGGGACGACGAGGCGGTCCTGTTCGACCCGGGCGAGGGCACGCAGCGGCAGATGCTGCGGGCGGGGGTGTCGGCGACGGACCTGACGCGGATCGCGATCACGCACCTGCACGGCGACCACAGCCTGGGGCTGGCCGGCGTCGTGCAGCGGATCAGCCTGGACGGCGTGCCGCACACGGTCCCGGTGTCCTTCCCGGCCTCGGGCGCGACGTGGGTCGACCACCTGCTCGACGCCACGTCCTACCACCACCGTGCGGACCTCGCGCTGCAGCCGCTCTCCGATGACGGGGTCGTCCCGCCAGTCCGGGCCGAACCCGGGTTCGTCCTGCGCGCCGAGCGGCTCGACCACGGCGTCGAGGCGTTCGGCTACCGGCTCGACGAGCCGGCGGGACGGCGCATGGTCCCGGAGCTGCTCGCGGCCGCCGGGATCCACGGGCCCACGGTCGGGCTGCTCCAGCGCGAGGGCGTCGTCGAGGTGGGTGCCGGGACGATCGGGCTCGAGGACGTGAGCGTCGTGCGACCTGGGCAGTCGTTCGCGTTCGTCATGGACACGCGCCTGTGCGACGCGGTCTTCTCGCTCGCGCGGGGAGTCGACCTGCTCGTCATCGAGGCGACGTTCCTCGACAGGGACCGCGACCTCGCCCACGCGTTCGGTCACCTGACCGCGCTCCAGGCGGCGACGGTCGCGGCCGAGTGCGGCGTCCGGTCGCTCGTCCTGACGCACTTCTCGCAGCGCTACCAGGACCCGGCCGAGTTCTGGGCCGAGGCAAGGACCGTGTTCGACGGCGAGCTCACGGTCGCCGAGGACCTCGACCGTGTGCAGGTCCCCCCGCGCGCACACTGACCCGGCGTCGGACGGGGGCGGCCGAGAACGTGTCCGAGGTCGTTCTCGTGGGGATGGCGGCCTTTCTCCCGTGCTCGACGGCGCAGAGTCCCGTGGTCGGCACCACTACCCTCGGAGCATGCCCGACGCGCCCGATGAGCAGGACCAGCCCGACGCGCCCGACGACGCCCCCCGCCGCCTTCGCTGGGGCTGGCTGCTCCTCGCCGTGGTGGTCGCGGTCGTGTCCTTCCTCGCCGTGAGCGTCCAGTCCGGCCGGTGCGTCGACTCCGTCACGCCCGGTGCGTCCTACTGCACCAGCGGCCCCGTGCTCGGCACCGGGGGCTGGCTCGTCGGTCTCGCTGGAGCGGGGTTCGTCATCTATGCGGTGCGCCGGGGGCTCGGTCGGCGGTAGGCGCCAGGGCCGTCGGTGCCTCCCGCTACGGTCCACCTCATGGCTGATCGCGCGCACGGCACCCCCACCCCGCCCACCGACTCCTCGGTCGACCGCGAGGACTGGTACGGCCGCGACCTCGACGGCGAGACGTTCGAGCGCGTCGCGTTCGGTGACTGCGACTTCTCCGAGATCACGACGACGGGCGCCACGTTCACCGAGTGCACGTTCCGCAACGTCCGGTTCAACGCGTCGACCCACACCGACTCGGCCTTCGCGAACTGCACCTTCTCGCGCTGCTCCTTCTTCGACACCACGTTCACGCGCTGCAAGACCGTGGGGTCGACGTTCACCGAGTGCAGCTTCGACCTCCTCAAGGTCGTGGGCGGGAACTGGTCGTTCGTGACGATGGTCGGGGCGGACCTGCGCAGCGTCACCGTCACCGGGGCGCGCTTCCGCGAGGCGGACCTGACGGGCGCCCGCTGCCAGGGGGCCGTGCTGCGCGACCTCGACCTGTCCGGGGCCTGGCTGCACAAGGCCGACTTCACGGGCACGGACCTGCGTGGCAGCGACCTCAGCGCGCTCGACCCTCTGAGCAGCATCGTGCAGGGGGCGATCGTGGACCCGGCGCAGGCGCTCGTGGTCGCCGAGGCCCTGGGCCTGGACGTGCGGACGCACTGAGTGCGGGTGGGCAGTGCGGACTCGCCGAGTGCGGTGGGGCGGGGCGCGCACCGACGACACGCCGAGGCTCCCCGGCGGCGCGGTGAGACGCGTCACGTTCGCGTCATGATCGCCTCAGGATCGTGTCTCTTCCCCTGACAGGCGCTTCACGCCCGACCCTCGGGCACGCCGCGGAAGGACCCACCCATGTCGACGACGAGCGAGACCGACCTCCGGGCCTTGGCCGACGAGGAGCTGGTCGACGCCGTCCGCGGTGGCTCGCAGGACGCGTACGCGGTCCTGTGGTCGCGCCACTCGGGGGCCGGACGCGGTGCGGCGCGCCGCGTCACGTCGTCGTTCGACCCGGACGACCTGGTCCAGGAGTCCTTCCTGCGCATCCTGCGCGCGATCCAGGCGGGCAACGGACCGACCGGCCCCTTCCGCCCCTACCTCTACCAGACGGTGCGCAGCGTCGCGATCACGTGGTCGCACGCGCCGGACCCGATCTCGGTCGACCAGGTGCCCGAGGTGGCCGACCCGGTCGACATGGCCGACGTCGTGGTCGAGGGGTCGGTCACGGTCACGGCCTTCAAGGCGCTGCCCGCACGGTGGCAGGCCGTGCTCTGGTACACCGAGGTCGAGGGCATGGAGGCTCGCGAGGTCGCGCCGCTGCTCGGCCTCAGCGCGGGGTCGGTCTCGGCCCTGGCCTACCGGGCGCGCGAGGGGTTGCGCCGGTCCTGGCTCCAGGCCCACGTCAACACGGCCGCGGTCTCCGACGAGTGCCGGTGGGCCGCGGAGCAGATGGGCGACTACAACCGCGGCGCCCTGAGCGCGCGGAACAAGGACCGTTTCGAGGAGCACCTCACGGGGTGCTTGCCGTGCTCGATCCTGGTCGACGAGGTCGACCAGGTCGCCTCGCGGCTGGGACTCCTGCTCGTCCCGCTGGTGCTGGGTGTCCCGGCAGTCCTGGGCGGTACCTCGGCGGCGCTCGGGGGAGCGGGGTTCGTCCCGGCCAAGGGCGTCTTCATCGACCCGACGGCGGACCTCGCCCTGGGTGTCGCGGGCGCCGAGGGCACTGCGGGCGGGTCCGGTGGTGGAGCGGGCGGTGGGTCGACCGGGTCCACGGGCGGGGCCGCGAGCAATGTCCCGGTGGGGGCCGCAGGTGCCGGGGTCACGGGGGCGGCCGCGGCCTCCGGGCTCTCGGGCGGGGCGATCCTCGCTCTCGTCACCGCCGGAGTCGCCGTCGCGGTCGGTGCGGTCGCGGTCGCGCAGCCGTGGGGAGCCACCCCGCCCGTCGTGGCGGAGCACTCAGGACCGAGCCCCGAGAACTCGTCCGACGGGGCGTCCCAGGCCCCGTCGGACGACGGGCTGGCCCTCGTGCCGGGGGCGGACCCGACAGATCCCACGACGGTCCCGGACGAGGTGCTGCCGGTGCCGGCACCTGCTGCGGGCCAGGACGAGGGCACCGCGGCGGACCTCCCGTCCCGGGGGGCGGGGACCGGTCGCGCGACGACCTCGGTCGTCCCGGCGCCGGTTCCAGCCGTTCCGGTGGTGCCACCGTCCGGGCCGCCCGTGGACCCTGCGCCGGTGCCTCCGCCGAGTCCCGAGACTCCTGTCGACCCGGAGACCCCTGTCGACCCGGAGACCCCCGTCGACCCGGAGACCCCTGTCGACCCGGAGCTCGGCGCGCCGAC
Proteins encoded:
- a CDS encoding sigma-70 family RNA polymerase sigma factor, with amino-acid sequence MSTTSETDLRALADEELVDAVRGGSQDAYAVLWSRHSGAGRGAARRVTSSFDPDDLVQESFLRILRAIQAGNGPTGPFRPYLYQTVRSVAITWSHAPDPISVDQVPEVADPVDMADVVVEGSVTVTAFKALPARWQAVLWYTEVEGMEAREVAPLLGLSAGSVSALAYRAREGLRRSWLQAHVNTAAVSDECRWAAEQMGDYNRGALSARNKDRFEEHLTGCLPCSILVDEVDQVASRLGLLLVPLVLGVPAVLGGTSAALGGAGFVPAKGVFIDPTADLALGVAGAEGTAGGSGGGAGGGSTGSTGGAASNVPVGAAGAGVTGAAAASGLSGGAILALVTAGVAVAVGAVAVAQPWGATPPVVAEHSGPSPENSSDGASQAPSDDGLALVPGADPTDPTTVPDEVLPVPAPAAGQDEGTAADLPSRGAGTGRATTSVVPAPVPAVPVVPPSGPPVDPAPVPPPSPETPVDPETPVDPETPVDPETPVDPELGAPTLVAPPAGELVYLPELSGTGEPGATVTISATGHGASAVVASADVAPDGTWRATPSGSATVWETLTATQERNGTTSEATNVPGPFTFLLPSILAPADGDVVDWAPSITVRIDGRAGLTTEAFLDGRSTGNTHTMTGRPLGLVASGLAPGEHTLGLRYVDRATGAVGPIVTSTFTIGPLPS
- a CDS encoding DUF6993 domain-containing protein, which gives rise to MNRPLPDGVTPAGRSRAATWVVRVVVGLVALVTVALVAAFVGFVVLIGRWPDAFDTSGGPDAPQDVSSSVTGSTGQTPEPENQGLDSSNEAYRERRGTPASDAEAALSVPAVEAALTPLVTGETLRRDEVVAALTGAGFETFGVTPETTVSGDPATTFGVGVSVPGGCVYGGIAPEGVTLEAGGPIADGGCLEMPTH
- a CDS encoding pentapeptide repeat-containing protein, whose amino-acid sequence is MADRAHGTPTPPTDSSVDREDWYGRDLDGETFERVAFGDCDFSEITTTGATFTECTFRNVRFNASTHTDSAFANCTFSRCSFFDTTFTRCKTVGSTFTECSFDLLKVVGGNWSFVTMVGADLRSVTVTGARFREADLTGARCQGAVLRDLDLSGAWLHKADFTGTDLRGSDLSALDPLSSIVQGAIVDPAQALVVAEALGLDVRTH
- a CDS encoding ribonuclease Z, translating into MSRRELVVLGTASQVPTRTRNHNGYVLFWDDEAVLFDPGEGTQRQMLRAGVSATDLTRIAITHLHGDHSLGLAGVVQRISLDGVPHTVPVSFPASGATWVDHLLDATSYHHRADLALQPLSDDGVVPPVRAEPGFVLRAERLDHGVEAFGYRLDEPAGRRMVPELLAAAGIHGPTVGLLQREGVVEVGAGTIGLEDVSVVRPGQSFAFVMDTRLCDAVFSLARGVDLLVIEATFLDRDRDLAHAFGHLTALQAATVAAECGVRSLVLTHFSQRYQDPAEFWAEARTVFDGELTVAEDLDRVQVPPRAH
- a CDS encoding ABC1 kinase family protein, producing the protein MQILSSIGTALFTGAATIVMVLLLAATARRVLGVPVGWIRSILMTVFVVSLGSWGLTEGFQQLGVLEADGSLTVHPGVVLVIVVLAWAWSFVIGLGLLLVLELLVPTGSIPTPWRAVVELRRGSKDLWRYTQIMGIMIRHGLGGFFGRGARRRSHQRTTDSEERAVARELRAALSDAGVTFVKLGQMLSTRADLLPAVYVEELSRLQSQVPPAPWAHIEAMVTRSIGAPVDTVFAYFDPDPIASASVGQVHCATLLDGREVVVKVQRPGARQQVLGDLRIVLRIARRLQRDTSWGPSLGIMDLAEGFAASLREELDYTTELENTLNVQGALATIRRSKRHPLPGAHQVEDPDANVPLVEIPYVHPELSSSTLLVMDRLDGTPVGDAADLLATFDDDTRHDIAARLLRVTLDQIVVTGVFHADLHPGNVFLRDDGSLGLLDFGSVGRLDEAERVALAAVLLAVEADDSIAATDALIELLDQPDSFDERRFERSVGRLILRFRGAGAASSGSLFAAMVRLVNDAGMGVPPQVAAAFRTIAALDGTLHLLSPSFELVSSARDEGEELLRNMVSLRKIRAKAGSQLLAFAPSIERLPRRLNKITSDLEAGRFTVNVRAFADPGDRKFVTSLVQQVISTIIAAASVVGGVFLLIAENGPQLTNDLSWYSVFGAVMLFIGAVLSIRVLIYAFRGAPADRSW
- a CDS encoding alpha/beta hydrolase; the encoded protein is MPAVAATGPGGDPPSPGGQVEAGQVEAAVPQIAWGPCDGAGLEAFECASVEVPTDYDRPRGRTTTIGLTRLPATDPTQRVGSLFTNFGGPGGPGVEGLHQLGGRLFDDEVLARFDVIGFDPRAVGTSDPATCFRDAERETAFMSSVPAFPVTDREERRFLGQMATLGASCTLFSGDRISHSSTANVARDMDLLRQAVGDDELSYVGYSYGTVLGATYAALFPDRVRAMVLDGTMDVDAWSGVGSDELLGARIGQAAGATETFGEFARLCTEAGPTACALASLGDPAEVVEATYAALRETPVEVPLPDGSTVPIGYPETVALVFSYLYEPVAWGDLDLTLASLAVLSGAVGPPAADAPGARSAAPSLGELLRRAGYAQDYPSVGGALASLCVDVTTPGAPRSYAAKVDALDAQYPHFGRYRGWVGIQCEFVPVTDRDAFTGPWDQTTEAPVLVVGTRFDPATPYAFTQPYADRWPDARVLTVEGWGHTIVGKSACADAAVARYLVDLEATDGATCAQDMVPFQGPSVPLGEALRLPVT